The genomic DNA attttttttcctttctacaTACCGCAGCTTGGGGAGATCCTCCCCCCAAAGCAAGATCATTCCAAAGATCGTTCAAAAATTGTGTTTCTCAAAAAACTCCACTAATCAAGACAACTCTGTGTAGCGTCTCggtagaagaagaacaagttTTAGCCACATAATTCTTAACGCAAATATCTTGGCTATCTGTAGCCGTTGCCTCTCAGCAGCTCGGCTACATTTCGTTAACCCGCGATTGATAACGGGCCATAAAGCGGGGCTTGATTGCGTGATTTTGTGTTcctcgaaaaaaaatcctttgaaGCAATTTATGGTTTCTCACAAATTAAAACCCCTTGGGAACGCTTCGTTCGTTCAACCATTTTGAGGATTTTTATTCACCAATggacccccccaaaaaaaaaagaactccaCACAATAAGTATTACAACTTGACTTTCGAATAAATGGAAAGCTTTCTAAGAAATTGTACGAACACACGCACCCTGCTCGAAGGGTGCTCCAAAGCTTGCCCAAAAATAAGCCGGGATACTTTACCGAACTGACAGCACAAAAGGCGTAAAACGTTacagaatgaaaataatttatttcgttCCGCATCGCTCCTTTCACAGCGGGCGATTTTTGGTATTTGTGGTGCGAAAATCCGGGAGAAAAGCGGAAGATTTACCGAAAGTGGCAGACAGGCAGGATTGGTGTTTGGTGTCCGCCTGGTTGGTTGCTTGCGGCAAAGCAGTAACACAGAACCATTCGCAGCAAATAAAAGTGTTCGCCAAGAAGCACTAAATAAATCGCTCACTGCCGATTGCGTgcgcgcaaaacaaaaacgttgATCGAAGTTCCTCGCGGGGCGAACAGGGCCAAAGATTGCACACCTCCCGGCTTCCTTCTCTTGGCTACCaaagtgtatgtgtatgtgtgtgtatatgtgtatCTGTATGTGGTTGCGCTCGATCAGTGATAATACAGTTGTGTGTaagctactactaccaccactactactagtACTACCATTATTCGTCTAAGGACTCTCAGTCCTCAGGCACTACCGAGATGAAAGTGATCGGTTACGATGAGCTGATCCTGAACGTTCAGCGCCTCAAGGCGTACGGCCGTCGCATTACCCGGTCGTCCAAAGTGCATGTATGTAAATAACTTCTTTACCCATGAGCGATGAGTTGCAAATTCGGTTactaacaaacagcaaacaaacaaaaaaagaccaGGGGGAAATTCTTTATCAATTCTTCCAGCAGCGACGCAAAAATCCCCTCCCATTCGATCGTATGATATGTTATTGAAAAGTTTCTACACGATCAAAACAGCAGGCAATAGTTATTTTCGTCCAACGTCACTCAATAGCGTCGTTGCGTCATGGAACATTGGGGCGTCAAAAACCCGTCAAACCCGAGAGGCGCAATAAGGATGGCCGGGTAATTCCCAGTGGTGCTTTGGTTTTGGATCTGGAACACAAAAGCAAGTCCAATCCCGGATACAACAGTTGGCCAATTAATTGAAGCGCAATATCGAAGCCCAAACTTAAATGTGGGGGAATTACAATGATTGGTTGTCATCTAAAGGCCAAgaattttatgttgttttagcaccttgtgtgtgtgtgtcaaggTTTATGGGCTAGCGAAAGCCTTGCTTATGAGATGAGTGATCATTGCTTTAGCTAAGACACGAACCTTATTAAATTGAATCGTGAAGAATTGTCGAAGCCTGTGACTACATGTTGAGCTGGGAATTTCCCTTTTAATTACTTCTTCTGGTGGCCTGATGCTATCTCGATCGTTATGATCAACAAGAACATTCTCAAATATAAATTTACTTATCAATATCCAACAAGGAATTAAAACGATGCTATAAAAGCTAtaaaatatgtaaatcaaTTGATCTATTGCTCTGACTACTCAGCGCGTTTAAGTGAATATCGAGTGAATAACAAGCTACTTAGTACATCTAAATTAACACAAAGTCCAATTTAATCTAGCTACTGCTTTTATTCCAAACTGATTAGTGTGTAATTAGAAATTCAATCGCAAAGCCATCAGCAATCATTATTAGTGCTACTAACGATTACTGTATTGATCGGCAGGCACATGGTTCTATTGATCCGTTTATAGCATTGGGCAAAGGTAcaaatgctataaaatatttattggtAGAAATTCCATCTAATATCGACAAAGGGGGTTAAGTAAAGCTACATCCTTGAACCATTTGCACATGGAATATTTATTCTATTCCATCCAATATAAAGATCTAAAGTATCGTAGATAAGGCtgctataatttttattttaatattctaAGATAGCGCCCTCTCTTGGAAAAAACTGTGTACCAACAGCGAGCTAAGTAGTTACTTCGTAAAATTTTCAGAACCTTTTTTAACCGTACAATCTATTCTGTTTAATTAAATGAGTAAATAACTTAAGTGACTCCAACTGATTCTCTTTCTCTACGCTATGGACAGCTTCAGGGACAGTCTACTCAAGACAAAATGGGTCACCACGTGTGATCCGGTCCGTGCTAAACCGGAACCACCAGTTCAAAGCGATTGAATTATTACCACCCTCCCCCGCACGTCTGAGGCATAAGCATTCCCACCGACCTTGAGCTTCTAGTGGGCCACCTCCATCTACAGAAACCACACCCATTCCTTGTGTCCTGCGCTTGGGTTTGAAACACctttgcaaacaaacaatcagGATATACACTCGTGTCCAAGAAAGAATGCATCAATGGTTGGAGCAGTGGGTAGGCAATGCTTTCTGACCTCCCATGACTAAACACAGACCACAGGCACCCTCAAGAAGCGGAAGGTATtgtaaaaagggaaagatttGCATTCCCCGGCCCCGCTGGTGCAACCTTCTTGCCTGCACCCTTAATCAGTGAGCTTAAACGATTCCAGTAGCCCCAGGCTACCTGAAGAAAACTTCCAAGTGCACTGTCGGTGTGGTCGCCGTGGTGCGTTTCCAGTTCTAGTGTCATgtagccagcagcagcaaccacgtTAGGCAGAACAAATTCTCTGAATCGCCACAGGGGTGCGAATGCGCGGGTGTTATTAATTAAGTAAGGGCTCATTTAAAAGTATAATACTTAAAACAATCCGATAAGGAAAGCAACGGGGCAAACCACGCGCCCGCTCGCAACTGCTTTCTGGCGTCGGTTCGGTGAGCAGTAGCTCTAAGCCTACAGCGCCGGCTCGTTTTGTTCTACATGCTGTGTTCTACGGACAGCCTCCGCGCGAGTTGGAAGTCAAagtggtttgttttctttttcccgctTTGCCTGCCGGAGGGGGGCGCAGCGTCAAGTTTAGTCGTTAGTAACTCGATCAGCGGCATGCATCGTTGGTTCGGGGCAGGTCGTGCTAGCTGGCCCGCACGATACACCCATCGATCCAAATCAATCAATCTGAGACGCGATCGTCGCTGCTAAGTAGTACCGACAGCGGATTACTGGAGGAAAATTGCGATCATAACTATAATCGACTGAGTGTAGCTGTGCTCGATACACCGAGTAAAGTCTTCCCCGGATCACCCTTGTTCCTTACTTTATCAATTTGTCACTCGCATGATCGGTATGAAATCACGGTGTAATTGTGTTTACATTGCTCAGCGCAATTGCAGTTGTCGCTAACTTCATTACGCGATCCTTACCGTGTGTGCTGTGGTGTTGCAAAAGCATCGAACCGACTCGACGAACAGAATGTTTCATAATGAAGCGCAGCACATACACGGCACAACCACTACTGCACTTCCCAAGCGGCTCAAACACGCTCGGCACGCCAACGACGACAAAGCCTGTGACCCTAATTGGCCGGCGTCCAAAAGAAGAGATCACCAGGTAATCGTACCTGATGATGGCAAAATTGTTCCTCATTTAGCCATCCACTGGCTGGTGAAATTATGGCCCGATTGCTCAATGTGAGCACGGTAATTCCGTCCTCGAAAAACCGGAACCACGGGTCCGATGGGGTGCGACCATCAGTCGGGAGTGGTGTGTGCACCTCCGATCGCGGGTCAATTGGCCACTGGTAGCTGTGGTAGCTTGCTGCCCCGGTCtgcatgtttgttttattccaCCGCTAATGATCTCATCGGTTGCTGCTGCGGGCGGTGGGTGTCTCCCAGGTCTGTGTCGCACCGTGGCGGTCAAACGGCCAGGGCAAACTCTTCTGAACGGGGTTTTGCACCGAGAATGCAACTCTTAATACCATGTCGGGTATGGACCACCACTCTTCAGCACCAGCAACCGGTATGGTAATGAAATGGTGGACGAGAGTTTAACTGCGCAAATAGGCAGTCGGCACTGCCAGTGTCTACAGTAGTGTGCCTTCGGCACCTGAACCAGtgtaccagcaccagcagcaccctTCCTCAAAGGTCACTTCGCGCGTGTCtttacgtttgtttgttgcagtCTTAGACATTCCTTCGGAGTAGGTCTATCCGGGTCCGTGTGTCCCCGGGCGACGGATGGATGCGTTGATTGGCGGAAGATCCACGCTACCAGCTACCAattagaaaataattaatgATAGACTTTGTTGGACTGCGAGATGGTGCATCATATCCGCGTCATAGTTGGAAAGATGACGAGCGCTCTCTTGAGCTTTGCTGGTGACATCCTTCGTCATTAGTCACCTTCAGAGAAGTTTGTTACAGCAATGTGAAAGATCAGACGAAACAGGCCTTATTGTACCTTATTGCAATTCATAAGGCTCTAAATTTGTTGTAGAAGGTTATTTATATCGATTGAATCGTGATTCGAGTATTGCCTAACTTCAGGCGTATTAAGATAATTGTAAAGAATAATGAGGgattataattataaatataaaatttgtTGTAAATAATACAAAATTCCTTTAAAAtactataaaaatattaaactccCCCCTAACTTAAAGCTCGAATGCTTGTAAAAATTGCTGTACCTTTTACTCTTGTGCTAACGTACTAACGTTTTGTGTAACGTTTGTGTGTAACGCTTCGGTGTGTTACATTGTCGTATGCAGAGTGTGTAGATAATATCGGCCAGTAACTAATAACCTCCCAGGACCAGTTCCGGTTGGGGCATGCAATGTAAACCCTTTGTGCAATTTTACACCCTAtgtattggtgttttttctGTGTTGAATATAACTGATTTGTTGTTATCcctgaaaataataaaaatattttcccaagGCCTTAAGATGATCAGGCACTACTTGTCTGCTGGATGTACTAATAGAGCAGCATTTCAACCCAAAATTTCTGTTTCATTAAACATAACAAAGCCCAATTCGTAGTTTATGTTTTTCGAAAAGGCTTTTTTCACATTAAACATGTTATCACACACCCTCCTTTAAAAGCCCGAACCGGGAtcgtgccaaaaaaaaaatccataacCTTTGCTTTCGTTGTGTAGCTGTGTTTGCGTTCCATTTGTTGACGGTTTAATTCTTCGCCACTAAGCCTGGTAGACGTTAGGCAATTACAGCTGCACTTACTTTTCAACCTAACATCCGCTTACGGCAAACACCGATAACGATAACTTGCAAGCGaaatgtgctgttgaagaCCTTTACCGCTCTAGTGTTAGAgttgagtttttcttttttgttttatatcttTTGATTATGACCTACTTAATCTTTTACCTTCTTAATTGTCTACCAAATTTGGTGTTTCGTTTTGTATAACatttcttctgtttgttttcgttttaatGCACTTTCAACGCTGACCGGAAATGATTGATGGATGCGCACCTTCAAAAGGCACTGAATCGGTGCGATTCGATGGGATCGTTGGGCCACCGTTCGCTCCTACAGTACCTGGAAACGGATGATCTAGCTGGACTAAAATCATTCCTCGGCACCCGCCACCTACAGGTCGACGATCGAGATGAGGTAAGTGTTGTGATTCTCCACCAAACGATCATGTGTTCAATGTGGCCCTTGTTCCTCCATCGATTGTAGAACAACACAACGGTGCTGATGGTCGCTAGCGGCCGCGGTGCGTCCCATTTCGTGAAGGAACTGCTGTCCCGGGGTGCCGATGTGCAGGCACAGGATCTGGACAACTGGACGGCGCTGCACTTTGCGGCGAAGGCCGGTCACGTCGGGATCGTCGAGATACTGCTGGACAATGGGGCCGACCTGGAGCACCGGGATATGGGCGGGTGGACGGCGCTCATGTGGGGCTCGTACAAGGGCCACACCAGCGTGGTGGCGCTACTGTTACAGCGTGGTGCCGACGTGCAGGCACACGGCAACTACCATCTGAATCCGCTGCTGTGGGCATCCGGTCGGGGGCACACGGAAATCGTGCGGCTACTGGTCAACACGGGCGGTGCGAAGGTGAATGTAGGTGATAAGGTAAGTGCATCGGCAAAAGCCGTTCGAACCACACCCAGGGAAGGCGGAGAGTCGTGACTTGGGACAGAACTTGGGTTTTAGTTTTCGGTGCAGcaaacctcaagaggtcttggtCGGACATTACTGGCCGGGTTTCCTTGACTTTATTCAACCGCAAGCTCGGATAGTCAAGTGCTGGGCAAACAGTGACCCTTCTAAGAAGGCGTTACAGTAGTTATCTGGCATCGTTAGTCATGGCTGTCGTCTGTGGTCTCACGTTTTCAGTTCTATCGTGGCTTATAGATGGTCCTTCGTCTTGACTAATATAATTTTGAAAGGGTTGATCGTAGGTTCTGGAAAATCATCAGCTAATTcccgaaaaagaaggaaaaagttgGGAGTGTCTTCTTGTCTTCTAATCTCCTAAAGAACAGCTGACTCTTCAAGTCTTCTCACCCGTCCGTTAACGATCGATTTGATGAAAACAGATTATAATATTGTCTTTGGTCTCCTCATCAATCTCCCCCAGTACGGAACTACGCCGCTGGTATGGGCCTGCCGGAAAGGAAGCACGGAGATAGTGGACGTCCTGCTTAAGGCGGGTGCCAACGTCGACACGGCTGGCATGTACTCGTGGACCCCGCTACTCGTGGCGGTTAGTGGAGGCTTTCAGGAATGCGTGTCCCTGCTGCTCGAACGCAAACCGAACGTGAATGCGCTCGACAAGGACGGCATGACGGCGCTATCGATCGCGTGCCGCGAAGGGCTAACCGAGATAGCGTCCGCCCTAATCGCAGCTGGCGCGTACCTGAACGTACAGGATCGTGCCGGCGATACGCCGCTAATCAATGCCGTCAAGGGAGGGCATCGGAGCGTGGTGGAGATACTGATGAAGCGCCACGTGGACGTGGACATACAGGGAAAGGATAAGAAGACTGCGCTGTACACGGCCGTCGAGAAGGGTCATACGGCTATCGTGAAGCTGATACTGCAGTCCAACCCGGACTTGGAGCTATCTACCAAAGACGGTGATACGGCACTGTTGCGCGCGGTGCGCAACCGCAACCTGGAGATCGTGCAGATGTTGCTGGAGCGGAAGGCGAAGGTGGGAGCGACCGATAAGCGAGGCGATACCTGTCTGCACGTGGCGATGCGTGCCCGTTCGAAAGCGATCGTGGAAGCACTGCTGAGCAACCCGAAGTACGGGCAGCTGCTGTACCGTTCGAACAAGGAAGGTGAAACACCGTACGCCATTGATGCTACGCATCAGAAAACGATCCTGGGACAGGTTTTCGGCAACCGGAGGCTGAATGCGAACGAAGACTCGGAGGGAATGCTAGGGTACGGGCTGTACTCGTCGGCATTGGCAGACGTGCTGAGTGAACCGACGCTTACCACCCCCATTACGGTGGGGCTGTACGCAAAATGGGGCAGCGGCAAGAGCTTCCTGCTGACGACGCTGCGCGACGAGATGAAGAACTTTGCCCACTCGTGGTCGGAAAAGCCGGTCGACTCGTCGTGGCTGTTCTTTCTGATCAGTCTGCATCTGGTGCTGGTGATCGGCACTGTGGTGGGGTTGGCCACGTGGAGCTACGTGTGGGGCATCGTTACCGGTGCCATCCTGCTGGTGCTCATCTACTTTACGGACAATCTGTTCAAGTTCCTCGATCGGCGGTACGATCTCGAATGGTTGTACTCGCTTAACTATGGGCTGTCGCGCAAGCTCGGCCGCCTGCGGTTGATACTGCAGGTCGCCTTCTGCCATCCGCCCGGTCCGCAGAGTGATCAGCAACCGATGCCGGTACGGTTTCACTTTGCCGAGGCGAGCGGTGCTGCACCGAATGGTGATGCGGCGGTGGCGCTTATGCTGGCCTCACTGTTCGATGCGATAGAGTCACACTATGGGTCGCTGGCGACCGGGCTTTATCGTGCCTTTCGACCGAAACCCTGTAAGTATGCAGCACCGTGCTTagtaaattcaaattcaaaccaaCGCTCCCGTTTGTTCGATTCCAGTAAAAGCTTCCGGTGGCTGGAAATGGCGCAAAATGTGCTGCATGCCGGTGGTGCTAATGTTTGAACTGGGCACGCTCGGCATCCTGGCGACCGcatccctttcgatcgtgtaTTCCGAGTACGGGGTGGAGGGCCGGGAAGAGATAGCGGTTGCCATCTACATCCTGCTCGGCATACTGCTAGCCGGTGCTATCGCTAACCTGCACGCCTGGTCAAAGTTGATTGGTGCCTTGTTTATGTCGCAGGGCAAACACCTTAAGCGTGCCTTCAACGGCAACGAAGCGGCCCCACTGACCGCGCTCGGTGCCGAGGTAAGCCTGATGACGGATATGGTGCGCTGTCTGGATGCTTTCACCGGCCAGCAAAGCCGGCTGGTCGGGGTGGTCGATGCACTCGATTCGTGTGATACCGAGCGGACGCTTACCATTCTGAACGCTGTCCAGACGCTGCTGTCTGCACCGCAGCGTCCGTTCGTACTGCTGCTAGCGGTCGATCCGCACGTCATTGCCAAAGCGGCCGAAGCCAACAGCCGACGATTGTTTACCGAGGGTGGTATAGGCGGGCACGATTTCCTCCGCAATCTGGTGCATCTGCCGGTGTACCTGCAGAACTCGGGACTGCGGAAGGTGCAGCGGGCCCAGAACACGGCCCTGTCGGCTTACCGGCGTGCCGTGCCGGATCTGAGCCGGGATGATGATCAGCCGCATTTGGGACATTCGGCGTCGGCAAGGCGACTGTCGAACGCGTCGGAAATTATGTCATCGCAGGAGAAGCTACGTGCGATGCCGAGTTCGTCGCGTGGTGGAAGCAAGAAGCTGCGCGTGTCCGATTCGATCGCCAGCTCGATCGGTTCGAATCTACACAAGCTGGGCCAGAATCCGCCGGTAGATCTGTCGAAAATCATTCTCACCGATGATTACTTTAGCGATGTGAATCCGAGAAGCATGAGGAGACTGATGAACGTCATCTATATCACTGGTAGGTGGGACAACAGTTTGTGAAGAGTTTCATTAACTAAACAgctatctctctcgctctctcgtttGCAGTCCGGTTGCTGAAAGCGTTTCAGATAGATTTTAGCTGGTATCGGTTAAGCTCGTGGATCAATCTCACGGAACAGTGGCCCCTGCGAGCTAGCATGATCGTGCTGGAACACGACCAAGCCGGGGACAGTTTTGATGACTCGGTCTCACTGCAAGCTGTGTACGATAAGTAAGAAGTGGTATTTAATTGGAATGATTAAGCTGCTGCTAAATTCTATCGCGTTTCTTACAGAGTGCGTCCCAAGCTGACGTGTCTGCGGGAAGCGGCCGCCCTGCTCGACCTAGACCGTGACGAACGCAAGCTGGACGCGTTCCTGCAGCTACACAAATCCGATCTGCTCGTGTCCGATCTGCGAATCTTTCTACCGTTCACCATCAACCTCGATCCGTACCTTCGGAAGGTGCTTAAGGAGGACCAGCAAGCGCTGGAAGACGAAGGCATCATCATCCCCATGAAGACCGTGCTGCCACCGAGCAAACCGACCGGTTTCATGCCCCATCACCATCGGGCCCAGGGTGGCGGCGTACTGCAACCGACCCCGCAACATCCGAACAATCTCACCAACTGGCCCAACTTCTACAACCCGCAACCGCAAGCGATGGCACTGATGAGCTATTACAATCAAAACTGGGCCAACTTCTTTAACTCCAGCTCCAATGCGCTGCTGGCCGGTGATCCGATGAACAAGCAGAGCTCCTCAGCTGGCGGTGGGCCCATCATTACCGAGCATCCAGTGCACGATCAGCATTCCACATTGGCCGgcgcaggtggtggtggtggtggtcgaagTAAGAGCacaagcagcggcagcagcagcaacaacagcaaccacaaACCCTCCAACGGACTACCGACCTCTCCACCGATCGATATCGACCTGTCGAACGTGCAGCTGTCCAGCCTAACGGTTGAGCAGCTGATCGATCTCCTAGGGCAGGTGAACGATCTAAAACCGGCGATGGACCGTACCGCTCCGATTCTGCGCGAAAATGCCATTTCCGGCCGGGTGCTAATGTACTGCAACCTGGAGGAGCTGAAATCGGTGCTACACCTCAGCTTCGGCCACTGGGAAATGTTCAAAATGTTGGTAGCGGCACTGCGGGAATCGAGCACGGCGCAACCACCGAGCCGGAAGCTGTCGAAAACCACCTCGTTCGCGAAGGGTACGAACGAACCGGTCGAGCTGCAGGAACCGATTGCCCAATCGACGCCACCGTTCGGTTCGTCCTCGAGCAGCTTCCAACCGATACGGCAGAAGTCACAGAATCTGCTGGAAAAACAGGTAAGGATTCTGCTCGTGAACGAGCTGATGCACAAAACGCGCAAGAAAAACTGATCgcaaattttaataattatttcatcACAATCTCTGAACCGCCCCTCAACCAATACCACGTACAAACCGACCTTACttgccaccaccacaacaaatCCCACACTGTGATGTAACAaaaatctgtgtgtgtgtgtgacacacCGGCGGGTTAATGACGAATCTTGACCGTATTATCAACAATAAATTGGCATcttacaaaacaacacaaccatCACAATCACAACCCCTTgatcaacaaaacaaccacacacatacacacataaaaTACGAACACACTTTCGCACAACGCATACTACTACTATCTGTGTGCAACCGATGCGTGTCCCCGTGTgagcgcgtgcgtgtgtgtgtgtacaatcTCTCTccccaactctctctctctctctctcacacactctctaTATCTCTCGTGTGCTCTCGGAAATGCAGCCAGCAAAAGTGCATGATTACGAATATCTGCAGGTAATGTCCGACTTTTCTTCGGAATTCCAGTCTGTGTCTAATATAGTTTTGTACCAtcccttccccttttttttgtgaacaACACCAACAGCTGTGATATTAATGAGCTCTTCTCACCCTTACCGTATCTTACTGTTTTTTTACGTTCTGTTCTGTGTAATGTACCTTTTTGCCCCtttcgatcgttttttttctccgaatGCTGTACTGcccgtttgtttcgtttgtttcgtaTCCCAAATGTTCTGTATACTACTACTCTAGTTTTCTAGTTTTGTGCGTTATGTGCTGGCTACCTTTTACCTTactgttgttggtttttgttttttttttgtctacccTCCACGAATGTTGGTAATAACACGGTGTTTAGGCGACTAATAGAGTGATTAGAATTCAAGCCTTTCTGCTAGTGTGAGTTCCTGAACTCCTTTGGTTCATTATTATCCAAACAGTTTCTAATCTCTAGAGACCTTTAAAAATCCTTCCAAGCTGCTTAGTGTGCCATGAGATCGGCTACGATCACTCCCCACCTTTAAACAGCGCTTATAGAGCTTCTATGGCGCGACATTTTAATGGTTCCAATTTGGCGTGCTCGAAATTGCATTCTATATCACTCAACCTATAGTAGCCTGTGTAAACAATTGTTCTACTTAACTGTGACCGTGTATATAATTTACTATTTACAGtacatgtgtttgtgtgtatgtatctGGGATGATGTGGCACTTTGCATTGTAGAATAGAATTTGAgaatggtgtttttttcctgtccTCTTCTTCTGTATGGTTGCGCACTCATAATTCTGTACCTGTGTCTTGCGTTCTTCTATTAATACGACAATGTTGGTCAAGTGCTACCCATACCAGGATGTTTCAATCCAAATTAACACACTTCAAGTTAGGTGTCGTCAATATGATGGAATTGTTCTTTGTCGCCTTACATACATTTCACACTCTAcgagaaatgggaaaaatgcTCCAAACGGAGGTTTGTATCGAAAATTCGATCGGTATAATCAATTGGctgattgaaaaaaaaggaaacccccTGACATTTACGTGTTACAAGTGACCCCTTATTAGTGATTACGTGCTATAAGTGTTATAAGTGGTCTTCTCttacaaataaaaactaaacTGTAAGCCCTAATGACTTCAATATTTAGGGCAATATACAATACAAAGTCAGCCTGCTAAAGCTGAATTTATTGTTGATAAAATGGAATTTTCCCCAGTCCGATCAATGGACCGGGAAGTGTTCAGTATGAAACATTTAGGACTGCAAATCATTATGGAGATAGACATTACTCTCCGGAGCACTGACCTGACAGAACGCCTTCTATATTAGTCGTTTATACTGAATCTTTTTAGATATTTAAGAATTCTTTTGCTTCGTTAGAGGGTCTTGTTGACTCCACT from Anopheles stephensi strain Indian chromosome 2, UCI_ANSTEP_V1.0, whole genome shotgun sequence includes the following:
- the LOC118504022 gene encoding kinase D-interacting substrate of 220 kDa isoform X10, translated to MGSLGHRSLLQYLETDDLAGLKSFLGTRHLQVDDRDENNTTVLMVASGRGASHFVKELLSRGADVQAQDLDNWTALHFAAKAGHVGIVEILLDNGADLEHRDMGGWTALMWGSYKGHTSVVALLLQRGADVQAHGNYHLNPLLWASGRGHTEIVRLLVNTGGAKVNVGDKYGTTPLVWACRKGSTEIVDVLLKAGANVDTAGMYSWTPLLVAVSGGFQECVSLLLERKPNVNALDKDGMTALSIACREGLTEIASALIAAGAYLNVQDRAGDTPLINAVKGGHRSVVEILMKRHVDVDIQGKDKKTALYTAVEKGHTAIVKLILQSNPDLELSTKDGDTALLRAVRNRNLEIVQMLLERKAKVGATDKRGDTCLHVAMRARSKAIVEALLSNPKYGQLLYRSNKEGETPYAIDATHQKTILGQVFGNRRLNANEDSEGMLGYGLYSSALADVLSEPTLTTPITVGLYAKWGSGKSFLLTTLRDEMKNFAHSWSEKPVDSSWLFFLISLHLVLVIGTVVGLATWSYVWGIVTGAILLVLIYFTDNLFKFLDRRYDLEWLYSLNYGLSRKLGRLRLILQVAFCHPPGPQSDQQPMPVRFHFAEASGAAPNGDAAVALMLASLFDAIESHYGSLATGLYRAFRPKPLKASGGWKWRKMCCMPVVLMFELGTLGILATASLSIVYSEYGVEGREEIAVAIYILLGILLAGAIANLHAWSKLIGALFMSQGKHLKRAFNGNEAAPLTALGAEVSLMTDMVRCLDAFTGQQSRLVGVVDALDSCDTERTLTILNAVQTLLSAPQRPFVLLLAVDPHVIAKAAEANSRRLFTEGGIGGHDFLRNLVHLPVYLQNSGLRKVQRAQNTALSAYRRAVPDLSRDDDQPHLGHSASARRLSNASEIMSSQEKLRAMPSSSRGGSKKLRVSDSIASSIGSNLHKLGQNPPVDLSKIILTDDYFSDVNPRSMRRLMNVIYITVRLLKAFQIDFSWYRLSSWINLTEQWPLRASMIVLEHDQAGDSFDDSVSLQAVYDKVRPKLTCLREAAALLDLDRDERKLDAFLQLHKSDLLVSDLRIFLPFTINLDPYLRKVLKEDQQALEDEGIIIPMKTVLPPSKPTGFMPHHHRAQGGGVLQPTPQHPNNLTNWPNFYNPQPQAMALMSYYNQNWANFFNSSSNALLAGDPMNKQSSSAGGGPIITEHPVHDQHSTLAGAGGGGGGRSKSTSSGSSSNNSNHKPSNGLPTSPPIDIDLSNVQLSSLTVEQLIDLLGQVNDLKPAMDRTAPILRENAISGRVLMYCNLEELKSVLHLSFGHWEMFKMLVAALRESSTAQPPSRKLSKTTSFAKGTNEPVELQEPIAQSTPPFGSSSSSFQPIRQKSQNLLEKQPAKVHDYEYLQVTLEEQMICGALQTLNEDAFEDVVSSSERPSPTGEMFSQYLAPIRESSEIGSPPRLTYNLTNPNLTDLATSNGTLNGDDGGGAQHLGPTPRSGRHSRSHSLHDDASLTSIVVIPPFLNTSPSTTGNINDTKL